The following are encoded in a window of Panicum virgatum strain AP13 chromosome 5N, P.virgatum_v5, whole genome shotgun sequence genomic DNA:
- the LOC120674364 gene encoding probable WRKY transcription factor 48, producing MSSGEFHFHDELASLFAQRPAAPGPGDMMAQQQQQAPASWFADYYLHAGAPGVGMDYDLLCRALDLPVPGDVVVKRELLVVGTGGGGGGFAALTPTPSGGGTAPVTPNTTSSMSSSSSEAAGGGGGGGGGGGGFGAVEEDSLKKEEGEEGEESKELGGKGEDDADKSKKGAAAGKAKGKGEKRQRQPRFAFMTKSEVDHLEDGYRWRKYGQKAVKNSPYPRSYYRCTTQKCPVKKRVERSYQDPAVVITTYEGKHTHPISATLRGSTHLLAAQLHHHHHAGAGGHHLGGAFPPLPQMGAPFGRPGVGGGVIDVLGLLPPRDAHNHHTVPPAIGLASSQGMSGPMSTVAGATTAAATTTASSSPPSLQMQHFMAQDFGLLQDMLPPPFVHSNGGNIQP from the exons ATGTCGTCGGGAGAGTTCCACTTCCACGACGAGCTGGCGTCGCTGTTcgcgcagcggccggcggcgccgggcccGGGGGACATGatggcgcagcagcagcagcaggcgccgGCGTCGTGGTTCGCGGACTACTACCTGCACGCGGGCGCGCCGGGCGTGGGGATGGACTACGACCTGCTGTGCCGCGCGCTGGACCTGCCGGTGCCCGGGGACGTCGTCGTCAAGAGGGAGCTGCTGGTGGTCGGCacgggaggcggcgggggaggctTCGCCGCGCTCACGCCCACGCCCAGCGGGGGCGGCACGGCGCCGGTCACGCCCAACACCACGTCGTCGATGTCGTcgtcctcgagcgaggccgcgggcggtggcggcggagggggagggggaggcggcggcttcggcgccgtggaggaggaCTCGCTCAagaaggaggaaggggaagaaggggaggaGAGCAAGGAGCTCGGCGGCAAGGGGGAGGACGACGCTGACAAGAGCAAGAAAGG ggcggcggcggggaaggccAAGGGCAAGGGCGagaagcggcagcggcagccgcGGTTCGCGTTCATGACCAAGAGCGAGGTCGACCACCTCGAGGACGGCTACCGGTGGCGCAAGTACGGCCAGAAGGCCGTCAAGAACAGCCCGTACCCCAG GAGCTACTACCGGTGCACGACGCAGAAGTGCCCGGTGAAGAAGCGGGTGGAGCGGTCGTACCAGGACCCGGCGGTGGTGATCACCACGTACGAGGGCAAGCACACGCACCCCATCTCGGCCACGCTCCGCGGCAGCAcccacctcctcgccgcgcagctgcaccaccaccaccacgccggcgccggcggccaccaccTCGGCGGCGCcttcccgccgctgccgcagaTGGGCGCGCCGTTCGGGCGGCctggtgtcggcggcggcgtcatcgACGTGCTGGGCCTCCTGCCGCCCCGCGACGCCCACAACCACCACACCGTGCCGCCGGCGATAGGCCTCGCGTCGTCCCAGGGCATGAGCGGTCCGATGAGCACCGTCGCGGGCGCGACCACCgccgcagccaccaccaccgcctcgtcGTCTCCCCCGTCGCTCCAGATGCAGCACTTCATGGCGCAGGACTTCGGGCTCCTGCAGGACATGCTGCCGCCGCCCTTCGTCCACAGCAACGGCGGCAACATCCAGCCCTGA